The sequence below is a genomic window from Macrobrachium nipponense isolate FS-2020 chromosome 40, ASM1510439v2, whole genome shotgun sequence.
CATTTCAGAGGATTGTTTTATCAACAACTTTCATTTCAAAGGATTGTTTATCAACAACTTTCATCTTATGGCTAGGTTTACCATAAGTCAAGAATAGATGAAAATTCATTTTATTCACACTTAATATATGGAGATACCACTTTaatattaaagtattattatACAACAACTTTCATCTTACGACTGGGGTGACCATTAGGTAAGAATAAAacattatagtgtatatatatatatatatatatatatatatatatatatatatatatatatatatagtggtgtgtatgtgtatttatatattgtgttttgTCATTTCATATTCGAGCTTTAGCGAATAACAGCACCGTAGATGCTATTTTCACTCTCGTGGGCCGAGTTGGGTCTTCGAGCTGTCGCGTCTGAGACGGCTCCTGTAGCGTTCCTCGTGTTGAAGTGTATCGTCTGGTTTTCTGGGTTGTTGGTGATTGTTTGCTTCCCTGGTGaggagaaaaaaaactaattattctTCGTTATTGAAAGATGAAGTTTTGGTGAACTCATTTTGCATGTTGAACAAGAGATACTAGCTCCAAGGATAAACCGACTCGAGGTTTATAGAAGACCATaattttatactgtaagtaattCAAGGATCTTGTGagccttttatacaagaaattcaGGGATATTGTAAGCTATTTTATACAAGAAATTCAGGGgtctttttaaagttattttatgcAAGGAATATAGGGAGCTTGTAAGCCATTTCAGATAAGAAATATAGGGGTCTTGTAAACCATTTCATACAAAAAATTTAGGGATCTTGTGAGCCGTTTTATACAAATATAGTGATCTTGTAAGCCATTTTAGACAATTATGGGATCTTGTAAGTCCTTTTATACAAATTTAGGGAACATGAAAGCCATTTTAGACAAGAAATTATGGGATCTTGTAAGTCCTTTTATACAAATTTAGGGAACATGAAAGCCATTTTAGACAAGATATTCAGGGAACATGTAAACCATTTTGACAAGAAATTCAAGGAAGATGTAAGTCATTTTAGGCAAGAAATTCAGGGATATTGTAAGCCACTCTATACTAGTAATTCAGGGATCTTGTAAGCCATTTTAGACAAGAAAGTCAGGGATCTTTTAAGCCATTTTAGACAAGAAAGTCAGGGATCTTTTAAGCCATTTTAGACAAGAAGTTATAGATCTTTAAGCTACTTCATACAAGAAATTTAGGGATCTTGTAGTTTAACTGTTTTCTTTAAGAACACGGAATTTCGGGGGGATCTTGTTAAAAGCCAATTTTAGAACCAAGAAAATTCGGGGATCTTGGTAAAAGCCCATTTTTTAAGACAAAAAGAAATTCGGGGGGATCATGTAAAGCCAATTTTAGACAAGAGAAAAATTCGGGGGTCTTGTAAGCCATTTTCGGGAACCAAGGAAATTCGGTGGATCTTGTAAAGCCATTTTCGGACAAGACAATTCCGGGGTCTTGTAAGCCATTTTAGACAAGAAATTCGGGGATCATGTAAGCCATTTTAGACAAGAAATTCGGGGATCTTGTAAGCCATTTTCGACAAGAAATTCGGGGATCTTGTAAGCCATTTTCGACAAGAAATTCGGGATCTTGTAAGCCATTTTCGACAAGAAATTCGGGGATCTTGTAAGCCattttcgacaagaaatttgGGGATCTTGTAAGTCATTTTAGACATGAAATTCGGGTATCTTGAAGGCATTTTCGACAAGGAATTCGGGGATCTTGTAAGCCATTTTCGACAAGAAATTCGGGTATCTTGTAAGTCATTTTCGACAAGAAATTGGGGAATCTTGTAAGCCATTTTCGACAAGAAATTGGGGATCTTGTAAGCCATTTTCGACAAGAAATTGGGGGATCTTGTAAGCCATTTTCGACAAGAAATTGGAGGATAAGCATCGAATATGTTTGGGTGATTAAGCAAAGAAAGCATACTTGTGATACCTCTAGCGACGTATGTTAAGTTGACTGAAATTGTTATGAAGGAATTGGTTTGTACTACTACACCTTTGCGCCCACTAAACAAATAATATTCCCACCGCATCCTTTCCCTATCTTATCCCTATTTTTCACTAAATACTAGATAGATTATTGACTTTTATCATGACTCTCCTAAACGTCACTGAACGAGGCTCCATTTTCTTACAAGGTGAAAACAATACACACTGGATGGTGGCAACAAGCATAGCAAAGGGCCACTAataaatagctgatttttttctccttttcaccTTACCTTCTTGCGCCCTCTTAACCTGCTTCTTCAGGTGATGCAGGTAGCAGATCAGCCCAGACAACAAGGCCACCAAAACGCTCACAGCGGCTATGAGGATGAGGGTGATGGTACTAACATTCTCACTGTTAGGTGAAATTTTGCATATGGTACTATCATTGCGATGATGTTCAGGATCAGGGGTTGAATATTCTGGTTGTTCGGAAGTTGGAGGAGGTAACTCGCATTCTGGAATCGTTATAATAtagcttttattcttttatactgtattatTCATCGAAAATTGCTGCAGAAAGAATTCATGTCGTGTTAATGTCAGCGTGATACAAACGCTTGTGGCTTACAAGATGTGTGAGTGGGTTTTCAGTCTGAAATATCTTCTTATGTCAGATTTTAGCTTTGGAAAACCACAAGCCACTGCACTGAAGGTGTCGAGTGGAAGGAGGACAGTCTGGCATTAGCTGCAGATAATTGTACGGTTGTCATTAGACCGTTCAATGAAACTGGAAGAGAACTCCACGAGACTGAATTGTTAGTTTTCTCGTAAACAAGTTGGTTCAAGGTGACAGTGACTGTCACAAGGCGATTGTCATTAACAGTGGAATACGAATTCTAGAATGTCCAGTGTTTTAGAGACGATTTTCTTACTATTTTTAGGACCTCACTGGTGCTAAGTTATTTGTCGCTTCAGTATGCAAAGTTCAGTCTGAGTTGAAATAAATGCCACACCTGCATTAACAGTGGCCACCGAACCTTGAAAATGGCAAGACTGCCCAAGATATTTCacgttactatagtagattcacatcaactgtacatctgatgtctaggctagtcccttacgatgctcctgattggctgcctgttgataagccaatcacagggctggaaactcccagtctagagagagagttaacatagacaggatgtatgttccacctctcctgagggatacttttgaaagtcgtatccctcaggagaagcagaacatacattctgcctctgtgaactctctctcgagactgagtttccagccctgtgtgactggcttatcaacagccaatcaggagcatcgtaagggactgccaTAGACATCAGAGgcgcagttgatgtgaatctactataggtgtgTTAGATTTTGCAGTCGTCTCGCAGAAGTGAATTTCTCGCTACTTCTACATCGGCCTAAGGACAAACAACCCCAAGGGAAGTATtgctgccagtgcacctcatgtgtgCATTGCGAGCATAACTCTAACCGTTGCATTTCCGTGCAACTTTGATCTTAGCTCTGAATTCCACCTTTAGACCTTTGCACTTCATCTTCTACGTTTTGTGGATCTCttatcttactgtccaaccactctaccTTCCTCTCTCACCGAATGGCCGaagatgccccagtgcttggcttgacagcctaaatgtTATAAGGACTGACTTTCTGGATGATTAGAAAGGACATACTAAGGGTCTGGATACACGAGTGCTAAAAACGTCGCATTGCTGACGCCTTCTGACGCTTTCTATTACAGAATGAGGTATCTTCCCATGCTTTTCAATGGAAAACCACTAACTTGGACTACATTAGCGTTACGTCAGGACGCGTTACGTGGGCGTCAGGAATTTCTAACGTCGTGTCGGTGTCGACTTTATAACGCTGATGGCGCCCAGCCGCTAGGACAGCAGCACCTACCCCAGTAGGTACCCTGAGAGACAGCACAGGGGATGTTCGGCACAGACAAATTTATTTGTGAAGCTGAAGGCGGGCCGGCATTATGCAATGTCAGAATGAAGGATCATAGCTGTAATAAAGGTAGAACGTCGCCACGCTTTCGGTGATTTACAAACATAACGGGAAATTGACCAGTAGAGAGTCAGTCCGATAATAATGATTGATACTCAGTAGCGCTTCGAAAATAGCCCTCGTGTAGCCTGGCCAAAAACCTCAACGTTAGACAGCGTCACTAACGCGACGTTTTTGTAGTGCTC
It includes:
- the LOC135212151 gene encoding uncharacterized protein LOC135212151, which produces MNITTLVGRKFAVSSSERVCWRMFLPSGNVECELPPPTSEQPEYSTPDPEHHRNDSTICKISPNSENVSTITLILIAAVSVLVALLSGLICYLHHLKKQVKRAQEGKQTITNNPENQTIHFNTRNATGAVSDATARRPNSAHESENSIYGAVIR